From the genome of Elusimicrobiota bacterium:
CCCGCATCTCATCCGAGAAGGCGGGCTCGGCGCCCGACTCGCTGAGCCACGCGCAGGACTGCCCGGAGGCCAGCGCCTGGCAGGCCGTGGGGGTGCCGAATTGGCGGATGAAGGTCTCCTTGTCGCCGTGCCCGCTCGCGACGAGGCCGCAGATGCCGAGCTGAAGGGTCTCCGCCCGGCTCAGCCAGGGGCTGCATCCGGAGAGTCCCGCCGCGCCGATGACCAGGGCTGCGGCCGCCCGCGCAACGGCAAGTCCGAATCCTCCGTGCCTCATGCGCATGGGGCTTACGGGTCGGCCAGGAGCGCCCGGAGTCTGTCCCGGAGTTCGGTCAGGTCGGCCATGGCGGCCGGCTTCATCAGCACGTCGCAGGCGCCGCTGGCCAGCGCGGCCTCCCTCTCGCGCGCCATATCGCGTGAGGTCAATATGAGGATCTTGGGGGCCTGGGCTCCGAACTTGCCGGTCAACTGTCGGGCTATGCTGTAACCATCGTTGAAGGGCAGCATCAAGTCCAGCAGGATCAGGTCCAGGCGCTCGGCCAGGACGCGTTGCAGGGCCTCCTTGCCGTTGTCCGCGGTCATGACCTCATAGCCTTGCTGGGTCAAATACGCCGCCAGACTCTCAAGGACAGACGGGTCGTCGTCCACGATCAGGATGCGCTTGCGCTCTGCCATCAGGTCCCCGGGATACCGTAGATTCTAACAGATTAGCCTTGCTGCCGGACTTTCGTCTCGGCACCGCTATGTTATAATAGCGATTCCGGGAGCATGGTGGATTCCAAAGGCCTCGTACTCGTAGTGACCTCCGACCGGTATTTCATCCAGGACGTCTCGCGCTCGCTGGGACAGAGCGGCTTCGAGGCTCTAGCCGTGGCCACGCCGATACAGGCCGCTCACAAGTTCGGGACCACCAAGGCCCTGGCCATGGTGGTC
Proteins encoded in this window:
- a CDS encoding response regulator, translated to MAERKRILIVDDDPSVLESLAAYLTQQGYEVMTADNGKEALQRVLAERLDLILLDLMLPFNDGYSIARQLTGKFGAQAPKILILTSRDMAREREAALASGACDVLMKPAAMADLTELRDRLRALLADP